A stretch of the Diorhabda sublineata isolate icDioSubl1.1 chromosome 11, icDioSubl1.1, whole genome shotgun sequence genome encodes the following:
- the LOC130450345 gene encoding transmembrane protein 94 isoform X5: protein MEIQNDDTGLRTEEAINKLYEEISNVLSQYKISQKCRKSKSWLKDALHYKSQRTTVNVVSIIFGLWTAASLVIGYLLEGDNLGGYEAIPVLILLLINVFLEIYDNKLRHQEIPHKIQAVLDNLIKEKKQIKWTQANYPDLYTPFSPCITLQWTYRDGEIVNLPWALLVKGDIVLIRPGQISPGYCEALEKQSEFPLLHAKEVYAPTLQNANEVFSTPKYRKPLEPKKYRLLETPYLNNLKIFLEQALDRPVSQLNQQRHLVTIKIVEQMILPFTFVLVIVINLFRYFYFHKYFGRYLVSNTLFIVPCNVILPLLPMIFPLFWNLANYIGSARIKTIFDACTQCDSKIRHLEEDADSSPIDDESLNISRKEILLNFLKILRGKPEILTRSTNILHVLGSVTALGCIDKKGVLSWPNPTAEKIFFLHNQNHDSRASSLDNVNDLSSDIDSVFPNFQPESPSAVTEVLDLTHHHNDPFKLHFDDKEWNKFMSNLKPLGLAILLNTCNINTKENYNSFCSHITCEAMYNENLVPVTNRRCLCELAKEIGFIDEAQKIFNLEEQLSIFRHLQTEMMRRDNKYARSLQLSTKLKFPFPHMFAVIVQELSTGNMQLLSEGTADIVLDSCVDYWDGHDLVPLSNTDRKRIQDFYQRSSLTAYCTAFAYRPLIKTIHSKLSEVYLELPSDSRHLYLSQRSPTPVHWDVKSVLEPKIKSTQYYSADSLLYNECHADTVTDAESCFQIQCNQIFIGMVTMQYQVLIDMVHLIEQLERACIRFVHFSKENELRSRVFSEKMGLESGWNCHISLLSERNRGENGGQAEASFSPPQQRHRCMIQSVKRNQNSPRIDDKPFLINSSNLESSRTMSFSAPSAINLEHSTVKFEKEVEKFNIERKRSEQQEETEETSQESLLLQADNTAHEWQSLSNLTESTEHSAPINFDMSNRAKLPRGIDKIRPHIELIDNVPLLVSLFTDCTPDVTREMLQIMQDYNEVVCIMGSAENCDNAGVFMQADASISVMPLYPQVCQKIKAYKTPENCIGPIDLSGQLNSIPCSLAIQRDAPLPVYRLVMESRNFVTSIWNSGQFWLCCCIALSLLQVLSTVLMLPGLLTTGQVLWFSCLVVPLLSVSLMARPIDPDVMKKPQGKNQNLTNWNVAVFILWCYGSKYLNPHLWVDGMKTNGPYW, encoded by the exons atggaaattcaaaATGATGACACCGGATTAAGAACTGAAGAGGCAATTAATAAACTATATGAAGAAATTTCCAATGTACTTTCTCAATATAAAATCTCACAAAAATGCAG aaaatctaAATCCTGGTTAAAAGACGCTTTGCATTACAAAAGTCAACGTACAACTGTAAATGTAGTGTCTATAATATTTGGACTGTGGACAGCTGCATCCCTTGTTATTGGATATCTATTAGAAGGAGATAATTTGGGAGGATATGAAGCTATACctgtattaatattattattaataaacgtttttttggaaatatatgaCAATAAATTGAGACACCAAGAAATACCACATAAAATTCAAGCAGTATTAGATAACTTAATAAAGGAAAAGAAACAAATCAAATGGACGCAGGCAAATTATCCTGATTTATACACTCCTTTTTCACCTTGTATCACTTTACAATGGACTTATCGAGATGGAGAAATCGTCAACTTACCCTGGGCGTTATTAGTTAAAGGAGATATAGTACTTATTAGACCAG GTCAAATAAGTCCAGGTTACTGTGAAGCTCTAGAAAAACAATCTGAGTTTCCTCTGCTACATGCTAAAGAAGTATATGCGCCAACCCTACAAAATGCAAATGAAGTTTTCAGCACTCCCAAATATAGAAAACCTCTCGAACCTAAAAAGTATCGCCTTCTGGAAACTCCCTATttaaacaacttgaaaatattcCTTGAACAAGCTTTGGATAGGCCGGTATCTCAACTAAACCAACAAAGGCATTTAGTTACTATAAAGATTGTAGAACAAATGATTTTACCTTTTACTTTTGTTTTAGTGAttgttatcaatttatttagatatttctaTTTCCACAAGTACTTTGGACGATATTTAGTATCAAATACCTTATTCATTGTACCGTGTAATGTTATTTTACCATTACTTCCCATGATATTTCCATTGTTTTGGAATTTGGCAAATTATATTGGAAGTGCGAG AATCAAAACCATTTTTGACGCCTGTACCCAATGTGATTCGAAGATTAGGCATTTAGAAGAAGATGCAGATAGTTCACCTATAGATGACGAAAGTCTTAATATTAGTCGAAAAGAAatactattaaattttttgaaaatactcagAGGGAAACCGGAAATTCTTACAAGATCCACTAATATTCTTCACGTTCTCGGTTCTGTCACT GCGTTAGGATGTATTGACAAAAAGGGAGTTCTTTCATGGCCAAATCCCACtgccgaaaaaatattttttttacataatcaaAATCACGATTCACGCGCTTCCAG CTTAGATAACGTGAACGATTTATCCAGTGATATAGATTCTGTTTTCCCAAATTTTCAACCAGAAAGTCCCAGTGCAGTGACCGAAGTGCTAGATCTAACTCACCATCACAACGATCCTTTCAAATTACATTTCGATGATAaagaatggaataaatttatgTCTAATCTGAAACCGCTGGGATTAGCAATATTACTGAATACTTGCAATATCAATACCAAG gaaaattataattcattctGTTCACACATTACATGTGAGGCCATGTACAACGAAAATCTAGTACCGGTGACTAATAGAAGATGTCTTTGCGAATTAGCCAAGGAAATTGGATTCATAGATGAAGCACAAAAGATTTTCAATCTAGAAGAACAACTTTCGATATTTAGACATTTG CAAACCGAAATGATGAGGAGAGATAACAAATACGCGAGATCTCTGCAGTTATCAACGAAGTTAAAATTCCCATTTCCTCATATGTTTGCAGTAATCGTTCAAGAATTATCAACGGGTAACATGCAGTTGCTTTCCGAAGGAACTGCTGATATCGTTTTAGATTCTTGCGTCGACTATTGGGACGGTCATGATCTGGTACCATTATCAAATACTGATAGAAAAAGAATACAAGATTTTTATCAAAGGAGCAGTCTTACTGCGTATTGTACTGCGTTTGCTTATAG acCTTTGATCAAAACTATCCACTCGAAATTGAGTGAAGTTTATTTAGAACTACCCAGCGACTCGAGACATTTATATTTAAGTCAAAGAAGTCCGACTCCAGTGCATTGGGATGTAAAAAGTGTTTTAGAACCGAAGATAAAATCAACACAGTATTATAGTGCAG ATTCCCTGTTATATAATGAGTGTCATGCTGATACAGTCACCGATGCAGAAAGTTGTTTCCAAATACAgtgtaatcaaatttttataggcATGGTTACCATGCAATATcaagttttaattgatatg GTACATTTGATCGAACAGCTCGAACGAGCTTGCATAAGATTCGTTCATTTCAGCAAAGAAAATGAACTGCGTTCGAGggtttttagtgaaaaaatggGACTAGAGAGTGGTTGGAATTGCCACATATCTTTATTAAGCGAAAGAAATAG AGGAGAAAACGGCGGACAAGCAGAGGCTAGTTTTAGTCCTCCACAGCAAAGGCATAGATGTATGATACAAAGTGTCAAAAGGAATCAGAATTCACCTCGTATCGATGACAAACCGTTCTTGATTAATAG TAGTAACCTAGAATCGTCGAGGACGATGAGTTTCTCCGCACCGAGCGCCATAAATCTGGAACATTCCACcgtcaaatttgaaaaagaagtGGAAAAGTTCAACATAGAAAGAAAACGTTCAGAACAACAAGAAGAAACTGAAGAAACCAGCCAGGAAAGTTTGCTTTTACAAGCCGATAACACCGCTCACGAGTGGCAATCTTTGAGTAATCTTACGGAAAGTACGGAACATAGTGCCCCCATTAATTTTGATATGAGTAATAGA gCGAAATTACCTAGAGGAATCGACAAAATAAGGCCGCACATTGAATTAATTGATAACGTACCTTTATTGGTATCTTTGTTCACTGATTGTACGCCAGACGTCACAAGGGAAATGTTACAAATTATGCAAGATTACAATGAGGTTGTCTGCATTATGGGATCGGCGGAAAATTGTGATAATGCCGGTGTGTTTATGCAAGCTGACGCAAG TATTTCAGTGATGCCACTGTACCCTCAGGTGTGCCAAAAAATAAAAGCTTACAAAACTCCGGAAAATTGCATCGGCCCAATCGACTTATCTGGTCAATTAAATTCAATACCATGTTCTTTGGCAATCCAGCGAGATGCTCCTCTTCCAGTTTATAGACTAGTAATGGAATCTAGAAATTTCGTTACTTCGATTTGGAACTCTG gTCAATTTTGGTTGTGCTGTTGCATAGCTTTGAGTTTACTACAAGTATTATCAACAGTATTGATGCTACCAGGTCTTCTAACCACCGGACAAGTTCTGTGGTTTTCGTGTTTAGTAGTACCTCTGTTGAGCGTGTCCTTAATGGCCAGACCCATTGATCCTGACGTGATGAAGAAGCCTCAAGGGAAAAACCAAAATCTCACCAACTGGAAT GTGGCTGTATTCATCTTATGGTGTTATGGTAGCAAATATTTG AATCCGCATCTATGGGTGGATGGGATGAAAACGAATGGACCCTACTGGTAG